ATCAGCCGATCCAGATGATCGCAGGTGTTCAAGTTTACCTTCACGATCTGCTGCTTGACCCTGCGGCGGAGCGCTTCATGTGGACCGAAGAAGCGCTGGAGCAATTGCTGCTCGTAGTCGATCTGCATCGTCAGGTGATGCAAGCCCTCGTCGCCGTAGTTCCGTGCTTCGAAGGCCGGATACATGATCTCGAACGCCGTCTGCGCGCGCGGGTCGCTGATCTGGTAGTCGTAGCCCCAATAGTCACCGAGCAGGCGATCCTGCCGGCGGAGCCAGCGCTCGAGCGGCGTGCCGGAGTACACCTCGGTGCGGCAGAAGTTCATCGCGTGGTGCGGGTGCTGGCGCAAGAAGGCAACGTTGTCTGCCATGTCCTCCAGCGTGGAATCGGGATTGAGCAGCAGCAGGTTGAAGCAGGTGTGGATGTCGAGCTGGCTCACGATCTGGAGGGCGCGCACGTTATCTTCGACGGTTTGACCGCGCCCCAGCCGCCGGAGGGACTCGGGCGTTCCGGCCTCCACGCCCAAGAAGATGCGAAACATGCCCATGGCTCGGAGGCGCTCGAACAGCTCCACGTCCACGGTATCGGGCCGGCACTTGATCGCGAAGGCGATGGGGCTGGTCACGCCGCGGGCGCGCAGCGCGGCGTCCAGCTCGTCGAGGCGGCGATGCATCGCGGCCTTGTCGTCGAGCACGAAATTGTCGTCGTGGAAGTTGAACACGCGCACGCCGCGGCGATGGAGCTCTGCCATCTCCTCCGCCACCTGCTCGGGGCTGCGCAGCCGGAGGCGCTCGCCGCCGCACAGCTTGTGCCAGGCCGCGATGGAGCAAAACGCGCAGCTTCGCGAGCACCCGCGCGAAGACAAGATGTTCGTGATCGGGATCCCGAGGTAGTCGTCGAAGGGTTGCTTGCGCGGCGGGAACGGCAGCACGTCCAGGTCCGGGGGCTTCACCGCGTCGGCGTTCTGCTGGATGTGTTCACCGTTGCGCCAGACGAGCCCGCTGACGTGTGACGGGTCGGCGAGGGATTCGGCCAACTGGCAGAGGATCAGCTCGCCTTCGCCAATCGCCACGGAGTCGAGGGCGGGCACGTCGGAAAGCAGCTCTGCCGCGTGCATGGCGGCGAAGTGGCCGCCGGCGATCACGTGCCCGGAGAAACCGAGCTCCCGCGTGCGCTCGGCGAGGCGAGCAAACTCCCGCGCGCGATAGGTGAACACCATCGACAGCCCCGCCAGCGGCGCGCCGGATTCGGCGATCTCCCGCGCCGCCCGCTCGCTATCCGCGGGCTCGTTGAAGACGACGGTGGTGACTCGGTGCCCCGCGTGCTCCAGCGCTCCGCGCAGGTAGCGCACCGCCAGGTTCTCCTCGAACTCCGCTCCCACGAGCACGACGTGCATGAGCGCCACCCTTTCCCGCCGGGGACCACCGCGGCTCCTGCGAGTGTTCGGCCGCGCGGCTCTTCGCGAAATGATGGACGACACTGCGCTGGCCATGAACGCGCCGTTGGCAGGTGGCTCGCGTCGGCCTACGCTCTGCGGGTGGAGCTCGGTTTCGGGTGTACGTCGACACGCCGCCTGGATTCCGGAGGCAGCGTCGAGTTTCATCGCTGCGATCACGCCACTTACGGTCAGGTCTGCGCCGTGATTGCTCCCCCGCTCACGTGGCCGCCGTGGGCCGACCCGGCACTCTTCGCGCGTCTGCCCGCGGAGGCGACCGTGGTGCGAACGTTCGAGACGCAGCTGACGGACGCGCGAGACGTCGTCCTCCTGGAGTGGGTGGAGGGCGAGAGCCTGATGGATCGGGTGCGAAGGACGGGCCCGCTCACACGAGGGGAAGCTCTCGCGGTGATGGGCGAAGTCTGGCGCGCGCTTTCGAGATTGAAGCGAGGGATCCCGCTCGAGGGCGACAAGCTCTTGCCGTGTGCCCACGGCCACGTCCACCCGCGTTGGGTCCAGCTGGGTCCGCGGCAGGTGAAGCTCGGCGGTTGGCTCTTGGGCACGCTGAAACCGGAGACTGAAATGCGCGTCGCGGATGCGCTGCTGGCCGCCGCGCCAGAACGCCTGCGGGCGGATGATGCCGATCTACATGCGGCAGACGTGTATGGGCTCGGCGCGCTGCTCCACTTCGCGCTCACCGCGCGGGGCCCCAGCGGCACGGAGCCGTCGTCGATGAGCACGCGAAGTGTCGACCCTTCGCTTTCGCCGGAGCTCCGGAATTTCGTCCTGGAGCTGACGGAGCCCGTGCCGCAGCGCCGGCCATCGCTGGAACACGTGGGCGAGGCGCTCGCCCGGCTGCGCTAGAGCGGCGTGACGGGGCTCGCGCCGCACCAACATCCAAACGAAACAGCTGGGACCACTGGCGGTTGCCCCGGGGCAGTCCCACGCGCGGAGCCGGCGAACGTCGAGAGCAACCGCGAGGAATCTCGGGACCGACGTGCTGGCGCGGGGCTTGCTGAAGTGGGCGGCATGAGACGAGCCTGGGCCATCTTGCTGTTCGGATTGAGCGCGTGCGGCAGTGGGGCGACGGACGTGGCGCCTGGACGAGGTGGCGGCACAGAGCCGATGGACGCACGCGTCGAGGTCGATGCCGCGGCAGAGAGTGGCATCGACGCCGGGAGCGACGCTCAGCAAGCGAGCCCGTGCCCGAAGCTGCCGGAGGAGATCGTGGGCAACGACGTCGACGACGATTGCGACGGACTGGTCGACGAGTGGCCTGCGGACATTTCCGCCGCTCTGCACATGCGCCCGGCGCTCTGGGAAGAGTGCGGCGCGGCCAGCACGGACTACGGTCTGAACCGCCCCATCGTGATGGCAACGCATGGCGCTGTCGCCGGCGCCATCAACCTGCGCGCGCTGCATCCCGCCTGTCCCATCCATTCGCTGCCCATGTCGCTCGACCAGGTGCGCGCCTGGGCCAAGTCCGCCTTGGAGGATCCGATGGTGGACGGCATCGCACTGGATCACGAAGGGTGGACGCTTTCTCTCGGCGAGCCGATGCTGAAGGTGCTGTTCAGTGAGGCCGAGAAGGCAGGGAAGATCTTCTGCGACGTTCCGTCGATGTACCTGAACCACTTGATGAACGGGATGACGAGCTTCTCGGACATGATCTCGTCGTTGCAGAAGCACACCCACTGCGCTTCTCCGTGGCGGTATCACCTGAAGGGGCCGGAGTACCTGGCGCTCGGAAAGGCGTGGATCGATGGCGGCTACGCTCATCCCATCATTCCCATGGGGGACGCCGGCATGCGGCCCGACTACGGCGGCATCACCCAGGCGGACGCCGTGGCCACCGTGAACACGTTGGCGGACCACGGCGTGTCCTTCGCGCTGTTCCAGCCAAAATATGATGACGGAACCGTGCTTTCGGTGATGGCGAAGCGGTATCCGTAGTTACAGCAGATCCGTGAGCCGCCCGCGGATCATCGCTTCGGCATCGCGCATGATGCGGTCGATGAGCTCTTTGCAGGTGGGAATGTCGTGGATGAGGCCCGCGACCATTCCGCACGACCAAGCGCCCGCGTCCATTTCGCCCTCGCGCATGATGCTCGGGTACACGCCAGCCACCTCTTGCAGGATGTCCTGGATCTGGAGCTTGTCCCCGAGGGTGCGCTCTTTCTCGAGGATGCGCTCCACCGCTTGGTTGTTCATCACGCGTTCGGTGTTGCGCAGCGGACGCATGACCAAGCGCGTGTCGAGCTCCGACGCTGCCAAGATGGCCTGCTTCACGTTGTCGTGCACCGGCGCTTCCTGGGTGGCGATGAAGCGCGTGCCCATGTTCATGCCCTCGGCGCCGAGGGCGAGGGAAGCGACCAGGGAACGCGCGTCCGCCATGCCGCCGGAGGCCACGAACGGGATCGAAAGCTCTTCCGCGGCGCGTGGCAGCAAGATCATGTTCGGGATGTCGTCCTCCCCGGGGTGTCCACCGCACTCGAAGCCATCCACGGACACGGCGTCGCAGCCAATCTTCTCGGCCTTCAGCGCGTGGCGTACGCTCGTGCATTTGTGAATGACGCGAACGCCGGCCGCCTTCAGCTTTGGTAGGTGCTCCTGGGGGTTTCGGCCCGCGGTCTCGACGATGGTGATGCCGCCGGAGATGATCGCGTCGATGTAGCCCGGGTAGTCCGGCGCCGCGAAGGCGGGCAGGAACGTCAAGTTCACGCCGAAGGGCTTGTTCGTCATCTTCTTGCAGCGCTCGATCTCGGCGGACAGCGCTTCCGGGCTCGGCTGCGTGAGCCCCGTGATGATTCCGAGACCGCCGGCGTTCGACACCGCCGCGGCGAGCTCGGCGAAACCCACGTAGTGCATGCCCCCTTGAATGATCGGATGGTCGATGCCGAACAGCTCGGTGATCTTGGTCTTCATGGGAGGTCCTCATACACGCATTTGGCGACCTTCGGGCGACTCAACCAAACGCCCTGAGCTTTCCTCGGAGCTCCGTCCACAGGCTAGCGGTAGCCCGGTCCGCCAAGGGGTAGAGCACCCCTTCCTCTTTGGCGTTGTGCTGCTGCGTGAGCATCAAGAGCGTGTCGCCATGGTCCAGCGCTTCGTCGAGGTTGCCGCTTTCGGCGGCGCGTCCCATTTGCTCGAGCACCGCCCGCATTTGCGAGTGCTCGGTTCTCATCACCGTAGTCGGCCCGGC
This portion of the Polyangiaceae bacterium genome encodes:
- a CDS encoding radical SAM protein; this encodes MHVVLVGAEFEENLAVRYLRGALEHAGHRVTTVVFNEPADSERAAREIAESGAPLAGLSMVFTYRAREFARLAERTRELGFSGHVIAGGHFAAMHAAELLSDVPALDSVAIGEGELILCQLAESLADPSHVSGLVWRNGEHIQQNADAVKPPDLDVLPFPPRKQPFDDYLGIPITNILSSRGCSRSCAFCSIAAWHKLCGGERLRLRSPEQVAEEMAELHRRGVRVFNFHDDNFVLDDKAAMHRRLDELDAALRARGVTSPIAFAIKCRPDTVDVELFERLRAMGMFRIFLGVEAGTPESLRRLGRGQTVEDNVRALQIVSQLDIHTCFNLLLLNPDSTLEDMADNVAFLRQHPHHAMNFCRTEVYSGTPLERWLRRQDRLLGDYWGYDYQISDPRAQTAFEIMYPAFEARNYGDEGLHHLTMQIDYEQQLLQRFFGPHEALRRRVKQQIVKVNLNTCDHLDRLIAGVDALADPSDAALLLEEIKAGVVRDNERLGREVKALLDEIRTAPFQPTRGKKASGWVQAAASAGLVASVTLASAGCKEKSHPTEMVAIPTATASGPPPKPVDAQVIPPLGPEGLVKPALGEKLLPVLRDAVAPTDSVELELWFDDNRKVSKAVLHSPKLDADAEKKILDAARELELSDRDPDVRGQRFVVHFSHSDIAPSKPDASPTSKPVPVPTTHMKERVPRPEMAPRPPPPRPEMAPRPPKPGGNSGSGI
- a CDS encoding nitronate monooxygenase, with translation MKTKITELFGIDHPIIQGGMHYVGFAELAAAVSNAGGLGIITGLTQPSPEALSAEIERCKKMTNKPFGVNLTFLPAFAAPDYPGYIDAIISGGITIVETAGRNPQEHLPKLKAAGVRVIHKCTSVRHALKAEKIGCDAVSVDGFECGGHPGEDDIPNMILLPRAAEELSIPFVASGGMADARSLVASLALGAEGMNMGTRFIATQEAPVHDNVKQAILAASELDTRLVMRPLRNTERVMNNQAVERILEKERTLGDKLQIQDILQEVAGVYPSIMREGEMDAGAWSCGMVAGLIHDIPTCKELIDRIMRDAEAMIRGRLTDLL
- a CDS encoding hemerythrin domain-containing protein; this translates as MEATHPSSFFTEDHRHCDELWAQLEEHPTLEAWRSFDRALRRHFAMEEDVLFPAIEAAMGMHGAGPTTVMRTEHSQMRAVLEQMGRAAESGNLDEALDHGDTLLMLTQQHNAKEEGVLYPLADRATASLWTELRGKLRAFG